In Haliscomenobacter hydrossis DSM 1100, the DNA window CTACCCGCCAACGCTGAGCTCATGCGCCGGTTGATGCAACAAATGACCCAACAAATTCGGCAGGAACCTTACAAGTCGCGCTTCATGGTCAAAATTGGCGACAACCTCATCTCGGTGAACAGCCAAGACATCGACTACCTCTACAGCGAAAACAAAATTGTGTGGTTGCGCCACCAAAACGGCCGCAAATACTTGATCGATTACACCCTGGAGCAACTGGAAGACCTGCTCGATCCTACCCTGTTTTACCGCATCAACCGCAAGTACATCATCGCCATTGGTGCCATTAAATCCGTGGCGGCTTATACCAATAGCCGCCTGAAGGTATTGCTGAAAGAGCCGCCGGATAAGGAGGACATTTTGATCAGCCGGGAAAGGGTGGAAAGTTTTAAAGGCTGGATGGGAAAGTAGGGGCAGATAATGGGTGCTTTGGACGCGCCAATCTGATGCGCAAGCAAAAAAACGCCTAAAGTATCAGGGTAACTGACATTAGCTCCGTCTATACAGTAATCGCAACAAACCAAGAAAACCAATTGACAATGAGGATCTTTAGTCTGTTACTCTGCTTATTTTCCCTACATCATGGCTACGGTCAAAAATGGACCGAAACCAAACAAGGAGACATCGTGATCATCAAAAACCAGGGCGGAAAAACCCTGGGCTACACGTCAAACTCCGGCGTAAAAATCCTGACGATCCAGGGATTCGCCTTCAAAGACCTGAACAAAAACCAACAACTCGATCCATACGAAGACTGGCGTTTGCCGATGGAGAAAAGAATTCAGGATCTCGTATCCAAAATGAGCATCCAGGAAAAAGTAGGTTTCATGCTCATCAGCACCTCGCGCATGGCCGGTGATGGCGCCTTTGAACCCGGAGCACCGAGAGCTGAAATCAGCAGCGGATTCAACGAAAAAGACCAGGTCCAAACCCAAAACATGTTTTCGCGCAAACCCCTCGCCTACCCCATGCTCATGGCCGCAGGAACCACCAAGGGTGTGATGCAAAACCACCTCCGCCATTTCATTTTACGCGCCAATACTTCAGCAAAAAACATGGCTGAGTGGGCCAACAACCTACAAAGCCTGAGTGAAAGTTCCCGTTTGGGCATTCCCTCCATTGTAGCCTCCAATCCTCGCAACCACATCACCGTAGACAACTCGGTGGGTGTCAGTGTAGGCACGACCGTCTTCTCCAAATGGCCCGGAGAACTAGGCCTTGCTGCGATGCGCGACCTCAAACTGACCCGCGAATTTGCCGAAATAGCCGCCAAAGAATGGCACGCCGTCGGCCTGCGCAAAGGATACCAGTATATGGCCGATTTGGCTACCGAGCCCCGCTGGCAACGTATTGAGGGTACTTTTGGCGAAAACGCAGACTGGGTTGCAAAAATGACAACGCAAATTGTGCTGGGCTTTCAAGGAAAAAAACTGGGCGCTCAATCGGTTGCACTGACCACCAAACACTTCCCGGGCGGTGGCCCACAAGTGGATGGCCAAGACCCGCATTTTGAATGGGGGCAGGATCAACACTATCCCGGAGGCATGTTCGAATACCACTTAAAGCCGTTCAAAGCCGCCATCAAAGCGGGTACTTCTTCCATCATGCCCTACTACGCCAAACCCGTTGGCACCCAATACGAAGAAGTTGGCTTTGCGTACAGCAAGGCCATCATCCACGACTTACTGCGCGTCAAGTTGGGGTTCAAAGGCATTGTCAACTCCGATACGGGTCCTATTGACCTGATGCCTTGGGGCGTTGGCAACCTGAGCATCCCGGAGCGCTACCAGAAAGCAATTCTAGCTGGAGTAGACCTTTTTTCTGGAACGGCTGATCCTACGCTATTGCTCGAAGCGGTTCAAAAAGGGCTGGTTTCCGAGACCAGAATCAATGAGTCTATTGCCCGTTTGCTGCGCGAAAAGTTCACCCTGGAACTCTTTGAAAACCCCTACGTCGATGCTGGTGCAGCCACAGCGTTGGTAGGCAATCCCGGTTTTCAACAAAGAGGGGATCTGGCCATGCGCAAATCCATCGTGTTGCTGCGCAATGATTTGCAATTGCTGCCCCTGACCGGGCGTAAAAAGGTCTACGTGGAAACGTATTACGACAATGGCCGGGCACCGAGTCCACACAACGTCATGATGCCTGCTCAACACAATTGGCCAGTAGAGTTTGTCAAAACCAAAGAGGAAGCCGACGTAGTGGTCCTATGGTTGACTCCTGTTTATTCAGTAGGTGGTTTGTTTGGGGCAAAAAATGAACCCATCGATCTGCGTTTGTCTAAAAACCGCATCGATGTCAATTACGTCAATGCTCTGAGCAGCAGCAAACCCACCGTTTTGTGCATCAACTACACCTGCCCTTGGGTGATTGATGAGATTGATAAAGGCAATGCCAAAACCATCATTGCCACTTTTGGTACCAGCAGTGACGCTTTAATGGATGTGGTCACGGGACTGTTTAATCCGAGTGGTAAAATGCCTTTTACTACGCCCATTTCTCAAAAAGCTGCGGAAGAAAACCAGTCGGATGTGCCGGGCTATTTGAAACCTAAAGGATATGCGCTCTTCAAATTTGGAGATGGCCTCAGGTATTAATTGAACTTACGTGAGCAAGATCACCTTTGGAATTAGAAAATTCGCTTTATTTGCTCATCAGTTCAACAACCACAATTATATGAGTGCTAAAAAAACGCTTAAAGAAGAGGCCCTATACTACCACGCCAAAGGCCGCCCGGGCAAAATTGAGGTAATCCCCACCAAAGAAACGGCCACCCAACGCGATTTAACACTTGCTTATTCTCCGGGGGTTGCCGATCCCTGCCTCGAAATTGCCGCCAATCCCGAAGACGTCTACAAATACACCGCCAAAGGCAACCTGGTTGCGGTAATTTCCAACGGCACCGCAGTATTGGGGCTGGGTGACATTGGTCCCGCAGCCGGCAAACCCGTGATGGAAGGCAAAGGATTGTTGTTCAAAATATATGCCGATATCGACGTTTTTGACCTGGAACTCGACACCAAAAATGTGGACGAATTTGTCCGCACGGTCAAAATTCTCGAACCCACCTTCGGCGGGGTAAACCTGGAAGACATTTCTGCTCCGGAGTGTTTTGAAATCGAAGAAAGGTTGAAAGCGGAATTGAACATTCCGGTGATGCACGATGACCAGCACGGCACCGCGATCATTAGCGCCGCAGCCTTGCTCAATGCCCTCGAAATCGTCAACAAAGACATTGCCAAGGCCAAAATCGTGGTCAATGGTGCGGGTGCTTCGGCCATTTCCTGCTCAAAATTGTACCACAGTTTGGGTGCAAAGAAGGAAAATATTTTTATGTTCGACTCCAAGGGTCTGATCCACCCCAGTCGCACCAATTTGGATGGCAAAAAAATCGAATTCGCCAACAACAATGCGCCAGCAGAAACCACCCTGACTGAGGCGCTAACCGGTGCCGACGTGTTCATTGGTTTGTCAAAAGGCGACGTCTTGAAACAGGATATGGTCAAAGTAATGGCCAAAGACTGCATCGTTTTTGCCATGGCTAACCCCACGCCAGAAATTGCCTACGACGAAGCGATGGCCGCTCGAAAAGACATCATCTTCGCCACGGGTCGCAGCGATTACCCCAATCAGGTGAACAACGTTTTGGGGTTCCCCTACATCTTCCGCGGTGCCCTGGATGTGCGTTCAAAAGTGATCAATGAGGAGATGAAACTGGCTGCCGTACGGGCTTTAGCTGATCTGGCCAAAAAACCCGTTCCCGACATTGTCAACATGGCTTATGGCAAAGACAACCTGATTTTTGGCCGCGAATACATCATCCCCAAACCCGTCGATCCTCGTTTGTTGACCACCGTAGCGCCAGCGGTGGCCCGAGCGGCGATGGAAACGGGTGTGGCCAAATTCCCGATCCTCGACTGGGATGCTTACGAAACGCAGTTGTCCAAACGCCTGGGCCTGGACAATACGCTGACCAAAGCCATCACCAACAAAGCAAGACAAAATCCCAAACGGGTCGTATTGGCTGATGCCGAAAACCTGGCCGTACTGAAAGCAGCCCAGCAGGTACGCCAGGAAAACATTGCCACGCCCATCCTGCTGGGCAATGTCAAAAGAATCAAACAACTGATTCTCGACAACCATTTGGATCTGGCACAGGTCGAAATCATCGACCCCATGTCGCCACAAAACGCAGAAGAAAAAGCCCGCCTGGAAAGGTATGGTGACATGCTTTTTGAAAAACGCAAGCGCAAGGGGTTCAACAAAACCGAAGCCCACGACATCATGCGCCGCCGCACGTATTACGCCTGTATGATGGTGGAATCGGGTGAAGCCGATGCCATGATTGGGGGGATGACGCGCAATTATCCCGATACCCTGCGTCCGGCGCTTCATGCCGTTGGCCGCCAGGAAGGGGTGAAAAAAGTGGCGGGTATGTACATCCTGATGAGCCGTTTTGGGCCATTGTTTTTGGCCGACACCACCGTAAATTTTAATCCAACTGCGGAAGAGATTGTTGAAATCGCCGAATTGGTGGCCAAGGAGGTGGAAAAATTCAACATCAAACCCCGCATTGCGCTGTTGACTTATTCCAACTTCGGTAGTGCCGATGGTGAAGATGCCATCAAAATGCGCAAGGCGGTGGAGATGCTGAAGGCCAAACATCCAAAAATGATTGTAGATGGGGAAATGCAGGCGCATTTGCCTTTTGATACCGAATTGTTGCGGGAAAACCATCCCTTCTGTGATTTGGGCAAGGAGGGTGCCAACATCCTGTTGTTTCCCAATTTATCGGCATCGAATATCGCTTACAACCTGGTCAAAGAAGTAGCCGCCATTGAAAAAATTGGCCCGGTGCTATTGGGTTTGAAAAAACCGGTGCACGTGTTGCAATTGGGGAGTACGACGCGGGAAATTGCCAATATGATCGCCATTTCGGTGGTCGAAGCACAAATGATCAAATAAGTAGTGGTCAGAAGTAATTCAAAAAAATAGCACAAAGGACACCAAGGAAAGCACAAGGTGCACAAAGAAGCACTCGTCTTTGTGCACCTTGTGCTTTCCTTGGTGTCCTTTGTGCTAAAAAAGTGTCGCTTTGGCTGCGTATAAAAATCGTACTGCCGCGTTTGGATTGAAATTGCATATTCTTCACAGGATAACGAATAGCTGATCAGCGTGTTGGTGGGTAATCCGGGTTGATCTTTGGGGGTGGCGTGGCTCCAGTAATTTCGGGGATCGTGGCGGAGAATTTCGGGATTCAGCAAATCCTATACGTGGCCCTGGTTGGGGTGCTGTTTGCCATTGTTTGTGCTTTCTTTTTGGTGGAAACGGCACCGGGGAAGGGGAAGTGATATATTCTTTTTCAGCGCAGCGCAAGCTTATCCATTACTCCGTGAGCACTCGTCGATCTTTTTTCGCCGCCGCTGGCGGCAGCTCGACGGTCGCACTTACCCCGAGCCTACGTCATCTGAGCATCACACAACGCTCAAAGTGATATAAGGTCTTGAGCCCTTGATCGTCGAGCCCGCTCGCGACAGCGAGCAACAAGGGGTCGAGCACTCACGTAGTGATCTGTAAAATGCCCAAGAACGCGCTGCCTGCTGAGCGCCGGGCCATTTGCGGGCATTTTTAGCTCACCGAAAAGCCGGAAGGGTCTATTCAGTAGCTATAGGGCCAAACGAAAACCCAAACCGTTGCTGCGGAACGTGGGCACATCCCGGTGGCGAAAGGACACCCGGCAGCGCCCAGCGTAGAAGCCCCAACCACCGCCACGATATATACGGTAAGAGCCTAAAGCAGCACCAGTCGGATTCGTCTGAGCCCTCCTGGAATAGTTTTCTCCATACCTATCCTGACACCATTCCCATACGTTGCCACTCATATCGTACAAGCCCAGTTCATTTGCTTTTTTTTGTGCCACTAGATGGGTTTTACTATCCGAGTTCTCCGTAAACCAGGCTACTTCAATGAGCAAGTTGCCACCCGCATATTTGTAGCCCCGGCTCTGATTTCCACCTCTGGCAGCATATTCCCATTCGGCTTCGGTAGGCAGGCGATACTGTTTACCCGTTTTGCTGTTGAGTTTACGAAGAAATTCTTGAACATCATTCCAACTCACTCGCTCTACGGGGCATTGGTCACAGCCTTTAAAATCCAATTCAGGCGGATCGCTCCCCATTACTGCCCGCCATTGCGCCTGCGTCACTTCGTGTTTGCCAATGGAAAAATCATTCACGGTGACCTGGTGGCTTGGTTTTTCATCGCCCTCACAATCGCTACCTTGTTCAGTGGTGCAGCCCATGGTAAAAGTCCCTCCTTTTACCCTGATCAAGCCATATTCATCTTCCTCCGCTGCATTTTCTACCACGGGTTGGTTTTGGGTGCTGGGGTTGATCGGCGGAGTGCTCGCTCCCAGCCCTTGCAAGCCAAAGTAGCTGTACTGTCCACCTCCGCTGAGCAATTTCTGAATCTGCGTCAATTTCAGCGCGGTAGAACTACCCATATCATCTTTGGTGATCATGCCCACGATGCCCCTTGCGGTGATCAGTGGCGCACCAGAAGTGCCGGGGCGGATGGTGCCAATTGCAAAATTCAGCTCGGGATCATTGTCCTGAAAGATGTTGCCGTCCAGGCCGGGGTCCACCCAGTTGGGTTCATTGCCATGCTGGCCAATGAAGCGCACTTTTTGGTAGATGCGGGGCTGTAGGTCGGCGCAGTCGCGCCGCCAGTTGGTCAAAGCAGCGGGTTTGGCCAATTCCAGCAGCGCCAGGTCTTCCTTGTCCCAGTGGTAAACAAAACTGGCTTCGTACCAGCGTAAGTCGGTATAAAACTTGAGGCGAATCGACCGGGCATTTTTATCCTTATCCACTCCTCGCACCACGTGCGCGGCCGTGACTACATAAAGCAGGTTGTTTTGCTCGCCGACGATAAAGCCAAAACCTTTTTCGTCGCCATCTTCTTCAAAGTTGGCACGGATGGCGATCACATTTTTTTTGAGGCTTTCGGTCAGCAGGGTTAGGGCGTCGTTTTGGGCGCTGGCTTTATTGACCCAGAGGAAAATTATACAAGCCAGGCTAGTAACAAAGGTGAGCGTAGGGTTGTTTTGCATCATTTGTAGCAGCTTAACATAGTTGAACTGCTCAAAAATATTTATTTTAGAGCAAATTGTGTGGATGGTTTTGAAATTGTGACTGTAACCTATTTTAGGATGTACCTTATATACGTAATTATACTTAGGCTGCCACTAACACTGGATGATTCAATTTAATTACCGCAACCGCAAACAAGCTTGTACATCCTCCAATTCAATCTCTAATTCCTCAACGACTTGTTCTTGAGTAAGACCATTCGCAAGCAATTCCAATACATCCGTGACTCGAATACGCATGCCTCGAATACACGGTTTGCCACCGCACTGTTCAGGATTGATTGTAATACGCTCAAGCATAGCTGCTTTTTTTACAAACTTAGACATTATTGATTAATGTAGCAAGAGTAAGTTTCTGAAGGCTTCTATACCTTAATCCATACCAACATCAACCTTGACCGAAGTGTCAAATTGCTTATCTTTGTACGAGATTTTGTGCATTTACCGAAAAAACTGGAGAACGAATTTCTACAAACTCAATTCTCATTAGCCTTTCCAAACGAAGTAAAAATGATCATTAGCCAAGGAACAAAGGATTTTGCAGCAGGTTTTTACGAACGAGCTTTTGGGTACAATCCTGCACAATTGTTGGCAGAAGAGCAGGCTAAATTGGCCAAGGAGCGCCAAAAGGCGGAAGAAGAACGCCAAAAAGCAGAAGAAGAGCACCTTCTACTCCAAGCAGCGCTTCAACGGGAGGAAGAAGAACGCCAAAAACTCCAGAACACCATCCTCAATCTACATCAACTCGTCAAAATGAACCCGCCTGAAATTGCGGTAATTGTGGGCATGACGATTGAAGAAGTTGAAGCTTTAATCACCTTACATGGGGACAAAAGTGGGGAATAAAGCCTAGTATACTACAGGAGTTGAACACTCTAAACCTTGCCCAATGCTGAACTTACTTCGCTCAACAAGCCCGCAAACTCCCCCGCCAAATGCCGCCGCGTGAACTGCTGAATGCCCTCCGCGCTACCTTGTAAAGCACCAGCCTGGTAGGCCGCAAAAAAATGGAGAATGCTGTTTTTCAGCCCCTGCACATCCTCGTAATTGTGCAGTGCTCCCCCTTTGGTCAGTTCAATGACTTTGGCCGAATCGCTGTCGCAGGGTCCAATGGCCAACAATGGGCGCCCTGAGCCCAGGTATTCGTACAACTTGCCGGGGATGATCGTCCGGGCATTGGGGGAATTGTTGATCAGCAGCAAATTCACCTGTGATTGCTGCTGGTATTTTACCGCTTCGGCGTGTGGCACAAAGTCGATGAATTCGGTATGGTTTTGCAGGCCATAGCGCTGAACGGATTCACGCACTGAAAAATCAGTAGGCCCGATCAAGCGAATTTTTAAATGGTTTTTTAATTCGGGCGCTTCGTCCAACGCGGCTTGTACTGCCTGCCAAAACACTTCGGGGTTCCGATCCTTGTTCATGGAGCCGATGTGCGCAATGGAAAAATCGGCATCCAGCACCGCAGTTTGCGCCTGGGTGAAATCGGCGTCATCAAATCCGTTGGGGATCACCGCGATGTCTTGGCGACCGCACAAGGCCACAAATTCCTCGCGCGAGCGCCAGGTAACGGCTACAACACGGGAGGCGGTTGTGAGTACTTTTTGCTCCAGGGCTTTGTGGCGGGCGTCTGCCCAGGAACTCAGGCGCAGGTCTTTGTAAAAATCGATATTGGTCCAGGGATCGCGGAAATCTGCAATCCAGGGAATGCCTGTTGCGCGGTGCACGCCCTCGGCGATCAGGTGCATGCTGTGCGGCGGTCCGGTGGAAACGATGGCATCTACCGGATGATCACGCAGGTACTTGCTCAGGTATTTGATCGAGGGTTTGATCCAAAACATGCGGGCATCGGGGATGAAAAAGTTGCCCCGAATGAACACCGATATTTTTTGGGCCAGGCTTTCTTTTTTACCCTCATTGATGAACCCGGAGTAAATCTTGTCTTCTTTTTTACGCCCCAAAAATTGCTTGTACAATTGATAAGGTTCCCAGATTGGCGTCTTGACCACTTGCAAATCGGGTGCAACTTCTTTGGCCAAACTTTCATCAAATGCAGCCGTTTCACCGTTGGAAGGGGTGTACACAATGGGTTCCCAGCCGTATTGCCGGATGTATTTGGTCATTTTGACCCAACGCATCACCCCGCCACCGCCTGCGGGAGGCCAATAGTAGGTGATCAGTAGAAATTTCTTCATGGGTAGTTGAATAGGGTGCAAGTTACTGATGCACAAGTCTATTATTTACTCAATACGGGCACCCGACTCACCTTTACCTCAAATTTTCGCGCTACGGGCACCTCTTTTTCTTCCAGGTATTCTTCCTGCCGAAAAGTTTTCACCAGTGCTACGGCAATGACGCGCAAGCGGGCATCGATGGCTTCGATGTAGTTGTCGTTGCCCATTTCAAAATTGAGTACACCCTGGGTGTAGGTATTGTGGCGTGCATACGCCGCCGGGCCATCACCCGAGTCCAGCAATTTATTCTCTTTGGCCAACACGCGGTATTTGATGTTGTTGCCTCCGCGTGGCACCGTAAAATAGCTCACCCCATCCAGGGCCAAAGAAGCCAAGGCACCGTAGGGACCGGCCAAATAGCCCAGTTTACCCGCCGCACTGACGGCATTTTTGCCCAGGGTTGCCAAACGATTGGCTTCGCTGTATTGCTTCTCGGCCTGTTCGCCAGAGCCAATCCAATAGGCCCAGGCAATGACTTCGTACGAGCGATCCGTTTCGTACTTGTTGCTGGGCAAAGTTACCGGCACTTTACTGGTTGTAGAGCCCGACCAATTGGCTTTGGCCGCAATGCGTTCGGTTTTGTCCACCAAACTTACAATGGCAGTATCCGTACGCACCAGTACCCGACGGGTTTGTTTCACCATCTGTTTTTCAAAGCGGGTATCGTTGTTTTGATACACGGTATCGAAGCGCTCGACCCATTTTACTGCCGTGACAAACGTACGGGTTTTTTCGGTTTGGGGAATGCGTTGAATGCGCACTTTAATCGTGCGGTCTTTTTTGGTATCGCTGCGAAAACGAAAACGGTACACGGCGGCTTTGGGCACCTCCAGCGTTTTTTCTTTGATGGCAGCCGTATTCAGTTCTCTGAATTTTACATTGCTGGGAAATTCGGTTATCTCCACTTCTGCCAATACCGCGCCTACACTTTCGGAAAAGCTGAACACGATTTTATCTCCCGCCGCAAAACCGTAGAACAGCTCTTGTTCTTCCTTATTGGAAAACTGCAAACTTAAGTCACATACCTCGACGGGTTTTTGACCAATCCCCAATATCGGGATTCCAAAAGTTGGAAGGAGGAGGAGGAGGAGGAAAAATAGGTTTTTCATACGTATAAAGGTTCGGGGGTTCGAGGGTTCGGGAGTTCGAGGGTTCGAAGGGCCAAAACCCCCGAACCCTCGAACTTTCGAACTCCCGAACCCTCATATTTAATCACTTTTTCCCATAAAGATACACCAACACCTTGCCCGTAGCCGCTTCACCCGAAAGTCGAAAATCGTCTTTTTCTCCACGGTATTTGCCTGCTTCGCCCGTATTGGTGGCATCGGGGGAAGCACCTTTGCGGGTTTCTGCGCCAATCAGTTTTTTGGTTCCGTAATAAAAACGGTTTTGTGTAAAGCCATCCTCGGTTAGCGCGATCTCTTTGAGGTAAACCGGGCGACGATCTTTCAGGTAGTACCATGACTCCACTTTGGGCGCTTTACAATACACCAATTGTGGCGCTTCCTGGTTGGAATACACGGTTACATCCACTTTTTCCTTTCCTTCAAAAACAAAAACCGGGCCGGTCACCCTTAAGGTATCCTTTTGGCCATCAATGCTTTTTACCAACTTTTCGATTTCAGCAATCGACTCAGGTCCAGTGATCGGAGGGGCATCCACGGTCAATAAGTCATTCGGACCAAGCTCTTTGGTTTCTGCATCAATTTTAGCCTCGTTTTTGCAGGCCATCATGCCCAGCAATACCAACAAACTCAGTAGTACAATTCTTTGGTTTTTCACTTTATCAAAATTTAAAACGATTAAACATGCTCTCAAACGCCAAGAGTGCATTGGTAATTATTTCTCCGCAGCATTTGATTGTCCCGGGGCGTTTGCGGTGTACAAAATCAGCGCGGAATTCCCGGGCACCAAAACCCCGGAATTGCGAATAACTGGCGGGTTTTTCACGTCAATTAGTTCACCATTGGCCACTACTTTCCATTCAGCCCGGGGCAAGATTACGGGATGTACCTGATCGGAACCATTGTAGATGACCGCAATCGTGTGCCAGGGGTCACCATTGGCGTGATTGGACAATAAAAAGCCGGTCAGGTTTTCCTCGGTAGTTGGGATGAATTTCAAATGCTCCCGGATCATGGCCGCTGAAGTCATTCTAAAGGCGGGATGGGCTTTGCGCAGGGCAATCAGGCCTTTGACGTAGTCAAATATTTCCTTGTACTGGTATTTCCTGGTCCAATCCAATTGATTGATTTCATCCGGTTTGTTGTAGGAGTTTTCCTCCCCTTTTTTGGTCACGACCATTTCTGTACCGGCATGTAAAAAAGGAACCCCTTGCGCCGTGAGTACCATCGTCACCGCCAGGCGATACATTTTGATTCGCTCTTCATCCAGCAGCATGGGGTTATTGATGGCCAAACGATCCCAGAGGGTGTGGTTGTCATGGCAGGAGGCGTAACTGATGGTCTGATCAGGTCCATTGGCCCAGGGGGCTTTGGAATAATTGACTTTGGAATAATCGACCTCCGGATGCCAGGTAGAAGCCACTACTCCGAATTTTACACTTTCTTTCAATCCGGCCTTACCACTGACGAAACCTTTTTCTTTGTGGGTAAATACGTGCCCGCGGATGGCATCGCGCAGATCATCGCTGAATGCAGCGATCTTGTCCAGTTTCAGGACGTTGGCTTTGATCGCCTTTTGGTCATCGGGCAAAGGCGAAGCCCCCGCCGTCCAGCCCTCTCCGTACAAAAAGATGCTTGGATCGATGGCATGAACCGCTTTGCTGATTTGGTTCATCGTTTCAATGTCATGAATGCCCATCAAATCAAAACGGAAGCCATCAACATGGTATTCTTTCACCCAATGCAGTACCGACTCAATGATGAACTTGCGCACCATCGGCCGCTCGGAAGCGGTTTCATTGCCGCAAGCCGAAGCGTCAGAAAAACCGCCTTTGTCATTTTGGCGGTAATAATAACCGGGTACCAGCTGGTTGAAATTGGATTTGTCGGTCACCCCCGTATGGTTGTACACGACATCCATCACCACCCGAATGCCACTGCTGTGCAGCGCACGCACCATTTGTTTGAACTCCTTGATGCGGGTAGCTCCATCCTCGGGATTGCTGCTGTAGCTGCCTTCGGGCACATTGTAATTTTGGGGATCATAGCCCCAGTTGAATTGTGGTTCATCGAGCCGGGATTCATCCACCGACATATAATCGAACACTGGTAAAAGATGTACATGGGTAATGCCCAATTCTTTGAGGTGTTCCAATCCGGTAAACTGCCCTTCGGGATTGCGGGTTTTTTCTTCGGTAAGGCCGAGGTATTTTCCCTTATTGGTAATCCCCGCAGAAGGATGAGTCGACAAGTCGCGCAAGTGCAACTCGTATAAAAT includes these proteins:
- the pulA gene encoding type I pullulanase, with product MRNRLAKFGLMVLGLFSIAAMDLSESNFNEYPVYEGKDLGLTYTVKSSAFKVWSPPATQLLLRFYEKGLGGKATKTVKMKKGPQGTWVAVVKGNLQGRYYTFQAQIEGKWLDEVPDPYAYAVGTNGKRAQVVDLKLTNPVGWDFDNRPALKNPTDIILYELHLRDLSTHPSAGITNKGKYLGLTEEKTRNPEGQFTGLEHLKELGITHVHLLPVFDYMSVDESRLDEPQFNWGYDPQNYNVPEGSYSSNPEDGATRIKEFKQMVRALHSSGIRVVMDVVYNHTGVTDKSNFNQLVPGYYYRQNDKGGFSDASACGNETASERPMVRKFIIESVLHWVKEYHVDGFRFDLMGIHDIETMNQISKAVHAIDPSIFLYGEGWTAGASPLPDDQKAIKANVLKLDKIAAFSDDLRDAIRGHVFTHKEKGFVSGKAGLKESVKFGVVASTWHPEVDYSKVNYSKAPWANGPDQTISYASCHDNHTLWDRLAINNPMLLDEERIKMYRLAVTMVLTAQGVPFLHAGTEMVVTKKGEENSYNKPDEINQLDWTRKYQYKEIFDYVKGLIALRKAHPAFRMTSAAMIREHLKFIPTTEENLTGFLLSNHANGDPWHTIAVIYNGSDQVHPVILPRAEWKVVANGELIDVKNPPVIRNSGVLVPGNSALILYTANAPGQSNAAEK